A section of the Klebsiella electrica genome encodes:
- a CDS encoding DUF4268 domain-containing protein, with the protein MVISLAYVFVPLALRPLIQKEFAGFDETNERLDLLAIDKKGNLVIIENKLDDSGRDVVWQALKYAGYCANLRQESVVEIFQLYLTQHEPSEIRPAAEVIAEFMGWESLKEGVLNRKGTQRVIMVAANFRKEVTNTALWLMQFGIRVQCFKATPYLFAEDVFVDIRQVIPTPEAESYMIGMAQKEAEEQSTSSSSELQQRHYLRREFWSLALEKFRTSTCSLFNNRAPTTDHWLAAGSGVSGVPFEVIFSQKDARIQLNISRSDAVENTWLFERLSERKTHIESQFGGMLNWRLLPERKSCQVVCAKAFDGGNKELWPDIISWMIDGMTRLEKAIRPSLQELAVELKKSGLITEGGDE; encoded by the coding sequence TTGGTTATTTCCTTAGCGTACGTTTTCGTTCCATTGGCCCTCAGACCCCTTATTCAGAAAGAGTTTGCTGGTTTTGATGAGACTAACGAACGTCTCGATCTGCTGGCTATCGACAAAAAAGGCAACTTGGTCATTATCGAGAATAAACTTGATGATTCAGGGCGTGACGTGGTCTGGCAGGCGCTGAAGTATGCGGGTTACTGCGCCAACCTTCGTCAGGAAAGCGTTGTCGAAATTTTTCAGCTTTATCTTACACAACATGAACCCTCGGAAATCCGCCCTGCGGCAGAAGTTATTGCAGAATTTATGGGCTGGGAAAGTTTGAAAGAAGGTGTGCTCAATCGAAAAGGGACACAGCGCGTTATCATGGTAGCGGCGAATTTCCGCAAAGAAGTTACCAATACTGCACTATGGCTAATGCAGTTTGGCATCCGAGTGCAATGCTTCAAAGCGACGCCGTACCTCTTTGCCGAGGATGTTTTTGTCGATATACGGCAGGTCATTCCGACTCCTGAAGCGGAATCCTACATGATTGGAATGGCGCAGAAAGAGGCAGAAGAGCAGTCCACCTCAAGCAGTAGCGAACTGCAACAACGACATTATTTACGCCGTGAGTTCTGGTCGTTAGCACTGGAAAAATTCCGTACCAGCACATGTTCATTATTTAACAACCGAGCACCTACGACAGACCATTGGCTGGCAGCGGGTTCGGGGGTTAGTGGCGTGCCTTTTGAAGTGATCTTCTCGCAAAAAGATGCTCGCATTCAGCTCAATATTTCACGTTCAGATGCGGTAGAAAATACATGGCTGTTTGAGCGTCTGTCAGAGCGCAAAACGCATATTGAGTCGCAGTTTGGTGGGATGCTCAATTGGCGACTACTGCCTGAGAGAAAAAGCTGCCAGGTTGTTTGTGCAAAAGCATTTGACGGCGGAAACAAAGAACTTTGGCCTGACATCATTAGCTGGATGAT
- the arsR gene encoding As(III)-sensing metalloregulatory transcriptional repressor ArsR — protein MPEIASLQLFKILSDETRLGIVLLLREMGELCVCDLCTALEQSQPKTSRHLAMLRESGLLLDRKQGKWVHYRLSPHIPSWAALVIEQAWLSQQDDVQAIARKLASANCSGSGKAVCI, from the coding sequence ATGCCAGAAATTGCATCCCTACAACTTTTCAAAATACTATCTGATGAAACCCGCCTGGGTATCGTGCTACTGCTCAGGGAGATGGGGGAGCTGTGCGTATGCGATCTCTGCACAGCGCTGGAACAATCACAACCCAAGACCTCCCGCCATCTGGCGATGCTTCGGGAAAGTGGCCTGTTGCTGGATCGCAAGCAGGGGAAATGGGTTCATTATCGCTTATCCCCGCATATTCCTTCCTGGGCTGCCCTGGTGATTGAGCAGGCCTGGTTAAGTCAACAGGACGACGTACAGGCCATCGCCCGTAAGCTGGCATCGGCCAACTGCTCTGGCAGCGGTAAGGCTGTTTGTATCTAA
- the arsD gene encoding arsenite efflux transporter metallochaperone ArsD produces the protein MKMLTVFDPAMCCSTGVCGSDVDQVLVNFSADVQWLKGRGVQIERYNLAQQPMSFVENEKAKAFLEASGAEGLPLLLLDGETVMAGRYPKRAELARWFGIPLEKVGLASTSCCGGKTSCC, from the coding sequence ATGAAAATGTTAACGGTGTTTGATCCGGCGATGTGCTGCAGTACCGGCGTTTGTGGTTCAGATGTCGATCAGGTTTTGGTCAATTTTTCTGCTGATGTGCAATGGCTGAAAGGGCGTGGGGTTCAGATCGAACGTTATAACCTGGCGCAGCAGCCTATGAGCTTCGTTGAGAACGAAAAAGCGAAAGCATTCCTTGAGGCTTCTGGAGCTGAAGGGCTTCCGCTGCTGTTGCTTGATGGTGAAACGGTGATGGCCGGGCGATACCCAAAACGCGCTGAACTGGCTCGCTGGTTTGGTATACCGCTGGAAAAGGTGGGTTTAGCTTCCACCAGTTGCTGTGGTGGTAAAACTTCCTGTTGTTGA
- a CDS encoding IS1-like element IS1B family transposase (programmed frameshift) — MASVSISCPSCSATDGVVRNGKSTAGHQRYLCSHCRKTWQLQFTYTASQPGTHQKIIDMAMNGVGCRATARIMGVGLNTIFRHFKKLRPQSVTSRIQPGSDVIVCAEMDEQWGYVGAKSRQRWLFYAYDRLRKTVVAHVFGERTMATLGRLMSLLSPFDVVIWMTDGWPLYESRLKGKLHVISKRYTQRIERHNLNLRQHLARLGRKSLSFSKSVELHDKVIGHYLNIKHYQ; from the exons GTGGCTTCTGTTTCTATCAGCTGTCCCTCCTGTTCAGCTACTGACGGGGTGGTGCGTAACGGCAAAAGCACTGCCGGACATCAGCGCTATCTCTGCTCTCACTGCCGTAAAACATGGCAACTGCAGTTCACTTACACCGCTTCTCAACCCGGTACGCACCAGAAAATCATTGATATGGCCATGAATGGCGTTGGATGCCGGGCAACCGCCCGCATTATGGGCGTTGGCCTCAACACGATTTTCCGCCATT TTAAAAAACTCAGGCCGCAGTCGGTAACCTCGCGCATACAGCCGGGCAGTGACGTCATCGTCTGCGCGGAAATGGACGAACAGTGGGGATACGTCGGGGCTAAATCGCGCCAGCGCTGGCTGTTTTACGCGTATGACAGGCTCCGGAAGACGGTTGTTGCGCACGTATTCGGTGAACGCACTATGGCGACGCTGGGGCGTCTTATGAGCCTGCTGTCACCCTTTGACGTGGTGATATGGATGACGGATGGCTGGCCGCTGTATGAATCCCGCCTGAAGGGAAAGCTGCACGTAATCAGCAAGCGATATACGCAGCGAATTGAGCGGCATAACCTGAATCTGAGGCAGCACCTGGCACGGCTGGGACGGAAGTCGCTGTCGTTCTCAAAATCGGTGGAGCTGCATGACAAAGTCATCGGGCATTATCTGAACATAAAACACTATCAATAA